The following are encoded in a window of Prochlorococcus marinus CUG1417 genomic DNA:
- a CDS encoding serine hydroxymethyltransferase gives MEFIIFLSKLDKEILELLIKANYEVEENKIECFINKEIKGLHNFVENKIIICTENAKRKTNYRNEKPRLNKDNFKTKLAIRKALRHEATHAIQKCNNNKTVGDIKNLEAKLHQSKRRSLEFSTSNFSGTYAKEVEAYILEDKPKKVKNMIKKYCL, from the coding sequence ATGGAATTTATTATATTTTTAAGCAAATTAGATAAAGAGATTCTTGAATTATTAATAAAAGCAAACTATGAAGTTGAAGAAAATAAAATTGAATGTTTCATAAATAAAGAAATAAAAGGACTACATAATTTTGTAGAAAATAAAATAATAATATGTACTGAGAATGCAAAAAGGAAAACAAATTATAGAAATGAAAAGCCGCGACTAAACAAAGACAACTTCAAAACAAAATTAGCAATAAGAAAAGCATTAAGACATGAAGCTACTCACGCCATACAAAAATGTAACAACAATAAGACAGTAGGTGATATAAAGAATTTAGAAGCTAAATTACATCAAAGTAAGAGGAGATCATTAGAGTTCTCTACCTCCAATTTTTCTGGAACTTATGCAAAAGAAGTAGAAGCTTATATTCTTGAAGACAAGCCCAAAAAGGTAAAAAATATGATTAAAAAATACTGCCTATAA
- a CDS encoding Y-family DNA polymerase: MRISNNDAIALIDANNFYASCEQNINPNLRNKPVVILSNNDGCIIARSPEARALKIKMGTPYFKVKEKLNKLDVAVLSSNYSLYGDMSRRLMNLLKNYCEEIEIYSIDEAFVSISRPNDKNLYPWARKIRSLIYQNLGITITVGIGENKVRAKIANKLAKNIDYSAGIFDLSRTINENNYLKRISVDKIWGVGKQTSNWLQSKGIKNAKELRDMEENEIIKRLGIVGKRLQLELKGYKCLPIEKNKKSKKEIQVSRSFGTPVTKLEDLTQALATHAIKASEKMRSQNLQSSNIRVFVRTSKYSSQNYQKSAHRKLTNATDDTNSILKIVVELSKEIYNSEYKFSKAGVLMQDLTNSEYLQQSVINYKSQKDLKKSAILMRTIDLLNKRFNNNAITWAITKTPKSWTMNKNFLSRSSTTDIEQIPTIVK, encoded by the coding sequence ATGAGAATTTCAAATAATGATGCTATAGCTCTTATAGATGCTAATAATTTTTACGCGTCATGTGAACAAAATATTAATCCTAATTTGAGAAATAAACCAGTAGTAATTTTATCTAATAATGATGGATGTATCATTGCGAGAAGTCCTGAAGCGCGAGCTTTAAAAATTAAAATGGGAACTCCTTATTTTAAGGTCAAAGAAAAATTAAATAAATTAGATGTAGCAGTCTTAAGCTCAAACTACTCTCTTTACGGCGATATGAGCAGAAGACTAATGAATTTACTAAAAAACTACTGTGAAGAAATAGAAATTTATTCTATTGACGAAGCATTCGTCTCAATTTCTAGACCTAATGATAAAAATCTATATCCTTGGGCAAGAAAGATAAGATCATTAATATATCAGAATCTAGGGATTACAATAACAGTAGGAATAGGAGAAAATAAAGTAAGAGCAAAAATTGCTAATAAATTAGCTAAAAATATTGATTATTCAGCTGGAATATTTGATTTATCTAGAACCATAAATGAGAATAATTATTTAAAAAGAATTAGTGTAGATAAGATATGGGGAGTCGGGAAACAAACCTCTAATTGGTTGCAAAGTAAAGGTATTAAGAATGCAAAAGAATTAAGAGATATGGAAGAAAATGAAATTATCAAGAGACTAGGCATAGTAGGAAAAAGATTACAATTAGAACTGAAAGGTTATAAATGTCTGCCCATAGAAAAAAACAAGAAATCAAAAAAAGAAATTCAGGTAAGCAGGAGTTTCGGTACTCCCGTCACAAAATTAGAAGACTTAACTCAAGCACTAGCGACTCACGCAATAAAAGCATCTGAAAAAATGAGAAGTCAGAATTTGCAATCATCTAATATTAGAGTATTTGTAAGAACCAGTAAATATTCAAGTCAAAATTATCAAAAAAGTGCTCATAGAAAACTTACAAATGCAACAGACGATACAAACAGCATTTTAAAAATAGTAGTTGAATTATCTAAAGAAATTTATAATTCCGAATATAAATTTTCAAAAGCTGGTGTTTTAATGCAGGATTTAACTAATAGCGAATATTTACAGCAATCAGTTATCAATTACAAATCTCAGAAAGACCTAAAAAAATCAGCAATTCTGATGAGAACTATTGATTTATTAAATAAAAGATTTAATAACAATGCAATTACATGGGCTATTACAAAAACACCAAAAAGTTGGACAATGAATAAGAATTTCTTAAGTCGCTCATCTACAACTGATATAGAACAGATCCCAACTATAGTAAAGTAA
- a CDS encoding LexA family protein, translating into MNSFDSTTKKFKIPLLTDSVSAGFPSPADDYTEENIDLNEHLISNPFSTFFLRVKGDSMINAGIKDKDLIIVDKSLTARPGNIIIAMIDGEFTIKRLSIKNNELYLKAENHNYPDFRFKNHIDVQIWGVVIYSIHSYL; encoded by the coding sequence TTGAATTCTTTTGATTCAACTACTAAAAAATTTAAAATCCCCTTATTAACTGATTCGGTATCAGCAGGGTTTCCTTCTCCTGCAGATGACTATACGGAAGAAAATATTGATTTAAACGAACATTTAATATCTAATCCGTTTAGCACTTTTTTTCTTAGAGTTAAAGGTGACTCAATGATAAATGCAGGAATTAAAGATAAAGATTTAATAATAGTAGACAAGAGCTTAACAGCCAGGCCAGGGAATATCATCATTGCAATGATAGACGGAGAATTTACAATAAAAAGATTATCTATAAAAAATAATGAATTATATTTAAAAGCAGAAAATCATAATTATCCTGATTTTAGATTTAAAAACCATATTGATGTACAGATATGGGGAGTTGTTATTTATTCAATACATAGCTATTTATGA
- a CDS encoding 23S rRNA (pseudouridine(1915)-N(3))-methyltransferase RlmH, translated as MIQSNRLAIYAIGKIKKIWIRDGINQYKKRMPELIINELKTFNLNNLRSNNNIIICLSEEGKQFNSVELCSLLLNFKNNKINFLIGDTDGVSSDIKEKSDLVLSLSPLTFPHELARLILIEQIYRAISISNNSPYHRS; from the coding sequence ATGATTCAGAGTAATAGATTAGCAATTTATGCTATCGGCAAAATAAAGAAAATTTGGATTAGAGATGGAATTAATCAATACAAAAAAAGAATGCCTGAACTTATCATTAATGAGTTAAAGACTTTTAATTTAAATAATCTCAGATCCAATAACAATATTATTATCTGCCTAAGTGAAGAAGGAAAACAGTTTAATTCAGTTGAACTATGTTCCTTACTCTTGAATTTTAAAAATAATAAAATTAATTTCTTAATCGGTGATACTGATGGAGTTAGTTCAGATATAAAAGAAAAATCAGATCTTGTCCTAAGCCTGTCTCCTTTAACTTTTCCTCATGAATTAGCTAGATTAATCCTAATCGAGCAAATCTATAGAGCTATTTCTATATCTAACAACTCCCCTTATCATCGTTCTTAA
- the rsmA gene encoding 16S rRNA (adenine(1518)-N(6)/adenine(1519)-N(6))-dimethyltransferase RsmA, producing MNSKKYHQKKRFGQHWLVNKKILEKIKEIAVLNENDFILEIGPGKGALTSKLLDSEIKKLHAIELDKDLINLLKDKFNNNDKFSLQQGDILSVNLDLINKKITKVIANIPYNITGPILDIFIGRLGIIRKYNYEKIIFLMQKDVVDRILSKEGSPNAGALSIRMQLLSKIKRICDVPPSSFSPPPKVFSSLVVFEPIKNEFRLDISLEKYIDKLLRISFNSRRKMLRNTLNSILSNEEINELSESSKVCFNLRPQDISIDQWIKLAENCIKIKK from the coding sequence ATGAATTCAAAAAAATATCATCAAAAAAAAAGATTTGGACAACACTGGTTGGTAAATAAAAAAATATTAGAAAAAATTAAAGAAATTGCTGTTCTTAATGAAAATGACTTTATTTTAGAAATTGGTCCTGGTAAAGGGGCTTTAACATCTAAGTTGTTAGATTCAGAAATTAAAAAATTACATGCAATTGAATTAGATAAAGATTTAATAAATTTATTAAAAGATAAATTCAATAATAATGATAAGTTTTCACTGCAGCAGGGAGATATTCTTTCCGTAAATTTAGATTTAATTAATAAGAAGATTACAAAAGTAATTGCAAATATTCCTTACAATATAACTGGCCCAATATTGGATATTTTCATAGGTCGATTGGGCATTATAAGAAAGTATAATTACGAAAAAATAATATTTTTAATGCAGAAAGACGTTGTAGATAGGATTTTGTCAAAAGAAGGAAGTCCCAATGCTGGTGCGCTTAGTATAAGAATGCAACTTTTATCAAAAATAAAAAGAATATGTGATGTGCCGCCATCATCATTTAGTCCGCCTCCAAAAGTTTTTTCTTCTTTAGTAGTTTTCGAACCAATTAAAAATGAATTTAGATTAGATATTAGTTTAGAAAAATATATAGATAAACTTCTTCGAATTTCATTTAATTCAAGAAGAAAAATGCTTAGAAATACTCTTAATTCAATACTTTCAAATGAAGAGATAAATGAATTATCTGAATCTTCAAAAGTTTGTTTTAATTTACGACCACAAGATATTTCAATTGACCAATGGATTAAGCTTGCAGAAAATTGTATTAAAATTAAAAAATAA
- the ispE gene encoding 4-(cytidine 5'-diphospho)-2-C-methyl-D-erythritol kinase has protein sequence MQDLVKKKINIKSPAKINLHLEVIGKREDGFHELAMIMQNIDLADYLEFEINNEGLIKLDSDCNDLSLSDDNLIVKSANLLRKKSNIDYGANIFLRKNIPIGAGLAGGSSNAAATLIGLNKLWDLNLDQEILCALASTLGSDIPFFINGGIQLCFGRGEILEKLDSNFEYGVILLKNPNVSVSTAETYKKYSNRFCDQYLTDREMIENIRKNLRDNGLKNLNFDNQHLFIKNDLQLVVENENDSVKQALYLLSKLENCLTFSMSGSGPTCFALFKDIETAKKELTANSKLFKDKGFDSWVCTFVEKGITFI, from the coding sequence ATGCAAGATTTAGTTAAAAAGAAAATTAATATAAAATCTCCTGCCAAAATAAATTTGCACCTAGAAGTTATTGGTAAAAGAGAGGATGGATTTCATGAGTTAGCAATGATTATGCAAAATATTGATCTTGCTGATTATTTAGAATTTGAAATTAATAATGAAGGTTTAATTAAACTCGACTCTGATTGTAATGATTTAAGCCTATCTGATGATAACTTAATCGTTAAATCGGCAAATCTATTAAGGAAAAAATCAAATATAGATTACGGTGCGAACATATTTTTAAGAAAAAATATTCCAATTGGTGCAGGATTAGCTGGTGGATCTAGTAATGCAGCAGCAACATTAATTGGTCTTAATAAGTTATGGGATTTGAATTTAGATCAAGAAATATTATGTGCATTAGCATCAACTTTAGGGTCTGATATTCCCTTTTTTATAAATGGTGGTATTCAATTATGTTTTGGAAGAGGAGAAATTTTGGAGAAATTAGATTCAAACTTTGAATATGGAGTAATTCTTTTAAAAAACCCAAATGTATCAGTATCTACAGCTGAAACTTATAAAAAATATAGTAATAGATTTTGTGATCAATATCTTACTGATAGAGAAATGATTGAAAACATAAGAAAAAATTTAAGAGATAATGGTTTAAAGAACTTAAATTTTGATAATCAACATTTATTTATTAAAAATGATTTGCAGTTAGTTGTTGAAAATGAAAATGATTCTGTAAAGCAGGCATTATATTTACTTTCAAAATTAGAAAATTGTCTCACATTTTCAATGAGTGGATCAGGCCCTACATGCTTTGCACTCTTTAAAGATATAGAGACTGCCAAAAAAGAATTAACTGCAAATTCTAAATTATTTAAAGATAAAGGCTTTGATTCATGGGTTTGCACTTTCGTTGAAAAGGGAATAACATTCATTTAA
- a CDS encoding DUF3082 domain-containing protein yields MADISNENIEKNIPEKGPLNFIVGSLTSFLLFVFFYFLSNKIAIYFSVHKPSNSSEIVQNISSSINTLIIGLSFLLTFSFAFIGIGLFIVFIRSFIVKKS; encoded by the coding sequence GTGGCTGATATTAGTAATGAGAATATTGAAAAAAATATTCCCGAAAAAGGACCTTTGAATTTTATTGTTGGATCATTAACAAGTTTTTTATTATTTGTATTTTTTTATTTTTTAAGTAATAAAATTGCAATTTATTTTTCAGTACATAAACCATCTAACTCTTCTGAAATAGTCCAAAATATTTCCTCTAGTATTAATACCTTAATAATTGGTTTATCTTTTTTGCTAACTTTCTCTTTTGCTTTTATAGGTATAGGACTTTTTATTGTATTTATTCGCAGTTTTATTGTGAAGAAAAGTTGA
- a CDS encoding pyruvate dehydrogenase complex E1 component subunit beta, producing the protein MAGTLLFNALKEAIDEEMANDVNVCVMGEDVGQYGGSYKVTKDLYEKYGELRVLDTPIAENSFTGMAVGAAMTGLRPIVEGMNMGFLLLAFNQISNNMGMLRYTSGGNYKIPAVVRGPGGVGRQLGAEHSQRLEAYFHAVPGIKIVACSTPTNAKGLMKAAIRDDNPVLFFEHVLLYNLSEELPEGDYTCALDQADVVKEGSDITLLTYSRMRHHCLKAVEELEKKGIDVELIDLISLKPFDMETISKSIRKTNKVIIVEECMKTGGIGAELIALITEECFDDLDARPIRLSSQDIPTPYNGNLENLTIIQPHQIVEKVEHLISGSI; encoded by the coding sequence GTGGCTGGAACATTATTATTTAATGCTTTGAAAGAGGCAATTGATGAAGAAATGGCAAATGATGTAAATGTTTGCGTAATGGGGGAAGATGTTGGTCAATATGGAGGATCTTATAAGGTAACTAAGGATTTATATGAAAAATATGGAGAGTTAAGAGTCTTAGATACTCCAATTGCAGAGAATAGTTTTACGGGTATGGCTGTGGGTGCAGCAATGACTGGCTTAAGACCAATAGTAGAAGGAATGAATATGGGTTTTTTGCTTTTAGCATTTAATCAGATATCAAACAATATGGGTATGCTTAGATATACAAGTGGCGGAAATTATAAAATACCAGCAGTAGTTCGAGGACCTGGTGGAGTTGGTCGTCAACTTGGTGCTGAGCATAGTCAAAGACTTGAAGCATATTTTCATGCAGTTCCTGGCATAAAGATTGTTGCATGTAGTACGCCAACAAATGCTAAAGGTTTAATGAAAGCAGCTATAAGAGATGATAATCCGGTTCTATTTTTCGAACATGTTCTTCTATACAATTTGTCTGAAGAATTACCTGAGGGTGATTATACTTGCGCTTTAGATCAGGCTGACGTTGTAAAAGAAGGGAGTGATATTACTTTATTGACTTATTCAAGAATGAGACATCACTGCCTTAAAGCTGTTGAAGAATTAGAAAAAAAAGGAATTGATGTTGAGTTAATAGATTTAATAAGTTTAAAACCATTTGATATGGAAACCATCTCAAAATCAATAAGAAAAACAAATAAAGTAATTATTGTTGAAGAATGTATGAAGACTGGAGGTATTGGTGCAGAATTAATTGCCTTGATAACAGAAGAGTGTTTTGATGATCTTGATGCCCGACCAATTAGATTATCTAGTCAAGATATTCCAACTCCCTATAATGGAAATCTTGAAAATTTGACAATAATCCAACCACATCAAATAGTTGAAAAAGTTGAACATTTAATTAGTGGGAGTATATAG